Proteins from one Malaya genurostris strain Urasoe2022 chromosome 2, Malgen_1.1, whole genome shotgun sequence genomic window:
- the LOC131431396 gene encoding large ribosomal subunit protein bL19m, translated as MIIISRRLIAENFSLYNAARRLEFLSSPGVTYSTKPSLDPNAKNATTSHTHSRTGNPVAIGAERKSIVPPEYRFIYQEFLPDPKIEWRNPIREKLERMDMLDRRSNIDIPEFYVGSVIAVTSSDMHAVGKTSRFVGICILREKCGLRARFILRNVVDKQGIEISYDLYDPTLLKIEVLRLEKRVDDHLLYLRDALDEYSTFDLNMEPEILPDGVPVPVNDVKVTLKPRPWYDRWERHNLQGVANIDEHTNTKKRLKAEKLATPWERFDLMKEYRRTIPEEEQKQVFTEVYSQLHQLELARKKMKKKRTFVKPTKLA; from the exons ATGATTATTATATCCAGAAggttgattgccgaaaatttcagcCTGTACAACGCGGCTCGTAGATTAG AGTTTCTCAGTTCACCTGGAGTCACATATTCAACCAAACCAAGCTTAGATCCAAATGCAAAAAATGCTACGACCTCACACACTCACTCCCGAACCGGGAATCCGGTAGCAATAGGTGCGGAACGCAAAAGTATAGTTCCACCAGAATATCGATTTATCTATCAGGAATTCCTACCAGATCCTAAGATTGAATGGCGTAATCCAATCCGCGAAAAGCTAGAGCGTATGGATATGCTAGACCGTCGTTCGAATATTGACATACCTGAGTTCTACGTCGGTTCAGTCATAGCAGTGACGAGTTCGGATATGCATGCCGTTGGCAAGACTTCCCGCTTCGTTGGTATTTGCATCTTGCGAGAAAAATGTGGACTGAGGGCCAGATTCATATTGCGAAATGTGGTCGATAAGCAGGGAATTGAAATTAGTTATGATTTGTATGATCCCACCCTGCTGAAGATTGAAGTACTTCGGCTCGAAAAACGAGTGGATGATCATTTGCTCTACCTGCGTGACGCCCTCGATGAGTACAGCACATTCGATTTAAACATGGAGCCCGAGATATTGCCCGATGGAGTGCCTGTTCCGGTGAACGATGTCAAGGTAACACTGAAACCGAGGCCCTGGTACGACCGCTGGGAACGTCACAATCTGCAGGGCGTTGCCAACATTGATGAGCACACTAACACGAAAAAGCGATTGAAGGCGGAAAAATTAGCGACTCCGTGGGAACGGTTTGACCTGATGAAAGAATACAGAAGGACGATTCCGGAAGAGGAACAGAAGCAGGTCTTTACCGAGGTGTACTCCCAGTTACATCAGTTGGAACTGGCCCGTAAGAAGATGAAGAAAAAGCGTACGTTTGTCAAACCGACTAAACTTGCTTAA
- the LOC131431985 gene encoding uncharacterized protein LOC131431985, with amino-acid sequence MGIRHLETFVRQNVPNGYFQINIEEEIKKYTNNKNSQTFVPPVIVIDLMSLYYPVCQLDLAGLLCGGRFNRAEYVLDQFYTRLKNLNVTLAFYYDGPVQDTKYDTWATRQDNKYQDMMQITDAVRSMDLRDIVKRFARTIPSNTLYPVKQVGMKYGSLRTAIDRECDQELAAYANAVRAIAVISNDTDFMIFEGAWRYWSSKDIDLETLTTYEYNRPALVQHLRLNYKQMPMFATLGGNDIIKYDEVKHFHNTLGPRNLNKFHKLANFVRNIPIGERLQTVLSRVFGRVAINDDLIYRFQKSLEFYDTNYPAPEPGSKVDPVLEQIINLENTFIYQLWVGHPVNVTTFFLDMRQPELGAQFPNIALEVVLRQAGVILYHHQLLPNSSTCSVVIKLNHDAGHSLQEYPVVFPKHIAPPPLLDLLSTNPEVRASLHDTKMRLYCWIVSDTLDIRLLQQVPAALRETVVTVYFLLEKKIIKLFEGDLFLRVAFDVHFKTYNFDQIPYPKKLDYRAFHVSFMFIKFYTHFAKAFKALNIEVKDLLECPKYDGVLFHNMYANWQQGLNDLEQIQQWRIYKDLANN; translated from the exons ATGGGGATTCGTCATCTGGAAACGTTTGTCCGGCAAAATGTTCCCAATGGATATTTTCAAATCAACATCGAAGAAGAAATCAA GAAGTacacaaataacaaaaattctcAAACCTTTGTTCCTCCGGTCATCGTTATCGATTTAATGTCCCTGTACTATCCTGTGTGCCAGCTAGATCTCGCTGGATTACTCTGCGGGGGACGCTTTAATAGGGCAGAATATGTGCTGGATCAGTTTTACACAAGGCTAAAAAATCTTAATGTTACTTTGGCGTTTTATTATGACGGACCGGTTCAGGACACCAAATATGACACCTGGGCCACGCGTCAAGATAATAAGTATCAGGACATGATGCAAATTACAGATGCAGTAAGGTCTATGGATCTTCGGGATATCGTAAAACGATTCGCAAGAACTATACCATCGAACACCTTGTACCCGGTAAAACAAGTCGGGATGAAATATGGCTCTTTGAGGACTGCAATTGATCGCGAATGTGACCAAGAATTGGCTGCTTATGCGAACGCGGTTCGAGCAATAGCTGTCATTTCAAATGACACGGATTTTATGATCTTTGAAGGTGCTTGGCGATATTGGTCTTCTAAAGATATTGATTTGGAAACTCTCACAACCTACGAGTATAACCGTCCGGCCCTCGTTCAACATTTACGTCTAAACTACAAACAGATGCCCATGTTTGCAACGCTAGGCGGAAATGATATTATCAAGTACGACGAAGTTAAACACTTTCACAATACGTTAGGTCCgagaaatttgaataaatttcacAAGTTGGCTAATTTTGTGCGAAATATTCCAATCGGCGAACGTCTCCAGACCGTGCTGTCTCGGGTATTTGGAAGGGTAGCAATAAATGATGATTTGATCTATCGTTTCCAGAAGAGTTTAGAGTTTTACGACACT AATTATCCTGCACCAGAGCCAGGTTCAAAAGTTGATCCtgtactagaacaaattataaaTTTGGAAAATACATTCATCTATCAACTTTGGGTCGGACATCCAGTAAATGTTACAACGTTCTTTTTGGATATGCGCCAACCGGAACTAGGTGCACAATTTCCAAATATTGCTCTAGAAGTAGTGCTGCGACAGGCAGGCGTCATCCTATATCATCATCAATTGTTACCCAATAGCTCTACCTGCAGTGTAGTCATCAAACTCAATCATGATGCCGGTCATTCCCTTCAAGAATATCCAGTCGTGTTTCCGAAACACATCGCACCACCACCGTTGCTTGATTTACTGTCAACAAATCCGGAAGTTCGTGCCAGTCTGCACGACACGAAGATGAGACTTTATTGTTGGATTGTATCCGACACTCTAGACATTCGACTACTTCAACAGGTTCCAGCCGCCTTACGGGAGACCGTAGTTACTGTCTATTTTCTGCttgagaaaaaaataatcaaattattcgaAGGAGACCTGTTTTTACGGGTGGCTTTCGATGTGCACTTCAAAACCTACAATTTCGACCAGATTCCATATCCTAAGAAACTTGATTACCGCGCATTTCATGTGTCTTTTATGTTCATCAAGTTTTACACGCACTTTGCTAAGGCCTTCAAAGCACTGAACATAGAAGTAAAGGATTTACTCGAATGTCCAAAATATGACGGCGTATTGTTTCATAACATGTACGCTAATTGGCAACAAGGGTTAAATGACTTGGAACAAATTCAGCAGTGGCGAATATATAAAGATTTGGCGAACAATTAA